DNA from Polaribacter sp. NJDZ03:
AAGATGCAAAAGCACAATTTGGTTTCTTAATGGATGCTTTTGAATATGGTGCGCCTCCTCACGGTGGATTGGCTTTTGGGTTGGATAGATTGGTTGCTATTTTAGGCGGACAAGAAACAATTAGAGATTTTATTGCATTCCCGAAAAATAATTCTGGACGTGATGTTATGATAGATGCACCTGCATTTATAGATGATGAACAGCTAAAAGAGCTTAGTCTTCGCTTAGATATAAAGGCATAAAATTTTTAAATCCCGCTTTTGCGGGATTTTTTATTACTTTTAAGATTATGAAAAACTTTCTTTGCTTTATCCTCTTTTTTAACTCTGTAGTTTCTTTTTCTCAAGAATTAACTGGTAATGAATTGTTAGAAAAATCAATTCAGTTTCATGACCCAAATAATAATTGGGCTACTTTTAATGGTGAATTATCTGTTATTATGGAAATTCCTAAGAAGTCTCCAAGAAAAAGTGTTATCAAAATTAATTTACCCGAAGAATATTTTTATGTAAAGGCAATTAGAGATACGATTACTACTGAATATACGGTAAAAAAAACCACTTCTAGCTTTACTTTTAATGGTGATAGCAATCCATCCGAAGAAACTAGAAAGAAATTTAATTTGAATGCCGAACGCGCAAACATGTATAAAAACTATTATACCTATTTGTATGGTTTACCTATGAAATTGAAAGATGAAGGAACAATTATTGATAAAAAAGTAGCACAAAAAATATTTAAAGGAAAAGACTATTTGGTTTTAAAAGCTACCTACAATAAAGAAGTTGGTAAAGATACTTGGTACTTTTACTTTGATCCAGAAACATATGCTATGGAAGTGTATCAGTTTTTTAAAGACACAAAAAATAGCGGAGAATACATTTTACTTTCTGGTTTAGAAACTATAAATGGAGTGAAAATGCCAAAAAATAGAGCTTGGTACTATAATAAAGATAATGGTTATTTAGGAACCGATATTTTATCTTCACAAAAATAAATGCAAGACATTACTTTATTCTAATTCTAAAAAAAACGCTGCTAACTATGGAAATAGTATTACTCATTTTTATCATTATTTATCTTCTAATTACAAACAAAAACATTAGTTCTAAATTGAAAGATTTACAGACTTCTGTTTTTCAATTAGATGATAAATTACGACACTTACAGCAAAAATCAACTTCTAAAGAAGAAATATTAAAAACTAAAAGCGAACCTGTTTCTCAAAAAGAAACGAAACCTTTAACTAAAACAGAACCAATAGTTATTGCAAAAGAAGAGCCTATTATTTTTGTTTCTGACATACCTGAAGTAGTAAAACCAATCCTTAATACGGATACTAAAGTAACACCAATAATTGCTGATAAAAAAACAATTTTTAAAGAAGAGGAAAAGAAAGAAAAAGCGATTCCTAAAAAATCTTGGATAGCAGCTTTTAAAGAAAAAAACCCAGATTTAGAGAAGTTTATTGGAGAGAACTTAATTAACAAAATAGGAGTTTTAATTCTTGTTTTAGGAATTAGTTTCTTTGTGAAATTTGCTATTGATAAAGATTGGATTAACGAACCTGCAAGAGTAGGAATTGGTGTTTTATGTGGTTCTCTAATAATGATGATTGCTCATAAATTAAAGAAAAATTACGCTTCCTTTAGCTCTGTTTTAGTAGCCGGAGCCATTAGTGTTTTTTACCTTACTATCTATATTGCTTTTCATGAATATCAATTATTTAGCCAGACAGTTGCTTTTTCTATTATGGCAGTAATAACGGCTTTTAGTGCCTTGGTTTCCGTTTCTTACAACAGACAAGAATTGGCTATTTTATCTTTAATTGGTGGTTTTGCAGCTCCTTTTATGTTAAGTACTGGCGAAGGAAATTATGTGGTATTATTTAGTTACATTGCTATTTTAAATTTAGGAATCCTTGCCATCTCATACTTTAAAAAATGGAAAATAGCAACGATTGTAGATTTTGCTTTTACCATTATTCTATTTGGTGGTTGGTGTCTATTAAATATAGATAAAGATAGTTTTGAGCATAATGGTGCTTTAACTTTTGCTACCATTTTTTACTTTATTTTTAGTCTTACTATTGTTTTAAATAACTTAAAAAATAAAGGTGTATTTTCTAAAATTGAATATTTTATTTTAATAGCAAACACGTTTGTTTTCTTCGGAATTGGCATGGTAATTCTTAAAGATTTGGAATCTAATTTTACAGGGTTATTCACATTATTATTAGCAGTTTATAATGTAGCTTATGCAACTACCTTATACAAGAAATTTGGATTAGACAAAAATGCTATTTACATTCTAATTGGTTTGGCTTTAACTTTTGTTACGTTAACCATCCCTATTCAATTTAAAGGAAACCAGATAACTCTTTTCTGGGCTGCAGAAGTAGTTTTACTATTTTGGTTGTCTAAAAAATCTAAAATTGAATCTTTTAAACTAGGTGCCATCATAGTACAAGTTTTATCTATTATTAGCTTACTGTTAGATTGGGAATTGTACGCGTATTCAGAAGAATTATCTGTAATTTTTAATCCGTTATTTATTGCTGGTTTAGTAGTAAGTATTTCTCTATTGGTAACCTATTGGTTATTAAAAAAAGAAGGAAATATGGTCACTAAATATTTTACATTAAGCATAAAGGTTTACAGAACCATTGTTTTAATTGCATTTGTATTAGTCGCTTATTTTACTGGTGCTTTAGAAACGAATTATCAGGCACATCAATTTTTAGAGAACACTGCATCGTCCCTATCTTTTCCTGTTACGTATCATTTTGTATTTATTGCAATTTTATTATTCTTTACAGAAAAATTGAAGCATAAAAATATAGAAAAAGTAGTTTTATTAATCAGTTGTATTTCAATTTTCGCTTATATAGGGTACTTCTATAAATTGCCTACAGATGAAATTGCAGAAAACTTAGCATTATCAATACATAGTAATTATGCATTCTA
Protein-coding regions in this window:
- a CDS encoding DUF6503 family protein, giving the protein MKNFLCFILFFNSVVSFSQELTGNELLEKSIQFHDPNNNWATFNGELSVIMEIPKKSPRKSVIKINLPEEYFYVKAIRDTITTEYTVKKTTSSFTFNGDSNPSEETRKKFNLNAERANMYKNYYTYLYGLPMKLKDEGTIIDKKVAQKIFKGKDYLVLKATYNKEVGKDTWYFYFDPETYAMEVYQFFKDTKNSGEYILLSGLETINGVKMPKNRAWYYNKDNGYLGTDILSSQK
- a CDS encoding DUF2339 domain-containing protein, with translation MEIVLLIFIIIYLLITNKNISSKLKDLQTSVFQLDDKLRHLQQKSTSKEEILKTKSEPVSQKETKPLTKTEPIVIAKEEPIIFVSDIPEVVKPILNTDTKVTPIIADKKTIFKEEEKKEKAIPKKSWIAAFKEKNPDLEKFIGENLINKIGVLILVLGISFFVKFAIDKDWINEPARVGIGVLCGSLIMMIAHKLKKNYASFSSVLVAGAISVFYLTIYIAFHEYQLFSQTVAFSIMAVITAFSALVSVSYNRQELAILSLIGGFAAPFMLSTGEGNYVVLFSYIAILNLGILAISYFKKWKIATIVDFAFTIILFGGWCLLNIDKDSFEHNGALTFATIFYFIFSLTIVLNNLKNKGVFSKIEYFILIANTFVFFGIGMVILKDLESNFTGLFTLLLAVYNVAYATTLYKKFGLDKNAIYILIGLALTFVTLTIPIQFKGNQITLFWAAEVVLLFWLSKKSKIESFKLGAIIVQVLSIISLLLDWELYAYSEELSVIFNPLFIAGLVVSISLLVTYWLLKKEGNMVTKYFTLSIKVYRTIVLIAFVLVAYFTGALETNYQAHQFLENTASSLSFPVTYHFVFIAILLFFTEKLKHKNIEKVVLLISCISIFAYIGYFYKLPTDEIAENLALSIHSNYAFYFHYIILACLIYFGFQLFKKTTTLFNIKPKQSKWLPWVFVFAIVYTLSNEVMVHGVHFSDNSSIVSELAAQTNNYSKYDLIENKIDAVQDQIIKIGYPILWGIFSFIFLIIGIKKQWKNLRIIALSLLGITIIKLFAYDIKNASETGKIVAFMLLGVLILIISFVYQKIKKLVNDKTQEDEEI